The Sinobacterium norvegicum genome includes a region encoding these proteins:
- a CDS encoding pentapeptide repeat-containing protein, with protein MSFSGKDYYSAEFNGLDCAGESFSGIEFDSCQFIDCDFSETVFKSCQFIDCGFSSSNLSNSQLSYSKFTDVEFDQCKLIGIDWTKANWPNMSFNAPISFKKSLLNDSSFFGLSLAHMVVDECKAHHVDFREASLSEASFVYSDLSHSLFGRTDLSLADFSEATNYDIDLSQNKVAGAKFTRYEAARLLRSFDIELVD; from the coding sequence ATGAGTTTTAGTGGAAAGGACTATTATTCGGCGGAATTTAACGGCTTGGATTGTGCCGGCGAGAGCTTCTCGGGTATCGAGTTTGACAGTTGCCAATTCATCGATTGTGATTTCAGTGAGACGGTATTTAAAAGTTGTCAGTTTATCGATTGCGGCTTCTCCTCGAGCAATTTGAGCAATAGCCAGTTGAGTTACAGCAAATTTACCGATGTCGAGTTCGACCAATGTAAGTTGATAGGCATCGACTGGACCAAGGCCAATTGGCCGAATATGTCGTTTAATGCCCCGATTAGCTTCAAAAAATCGTTACTCAATGACAGCTCGTTTTTTGGCTTAAGCCTTGCGCACATGGTTGTCGACGAGTGCAAGGCGCACCACGTTGACTTTCGTGAGGCCAGCCTGTCTGAGGCCAGTTTTGTCTACAGTGATTTGAGCCATAGCCTGTTTGGCCGCACCGATCTCAGCCTGGCTGATTTCAGTGAGGCGACAAATTATGATATCGATTTGTCACAAAACAAGGTGGCAGGGGCGAAATTTACCCGTTATGAGGCGGCTCGTCTACTGCGAAGCTTTGACATCGAATTAGTCGATTAA
- a CDS encoding cold-shock protein: MSKGTVKWFNADKGFGFITPEDGGKDLFVHHSEIQSGGGYATLNDGQAVEFEVGQGQKGPCANKVVPL, from the coding sequence ATGAGCAAAGGTACAGTTAAGTGGTTTAATGCCGATAAAGGTTTTGGCTTTATTACTCCAGAAGATGGCGGCAAAGACCTCTTTGTTCATCATTCTGAGATCCAAAGCGGCGGCGGTTATGCCACACTCAATGACGGTCAGGCGGTAGAGTTTGAAGTTGGCCAGGGTCAGAAGGGTCCGTGCGCAAATAAGGTCGTACCACTGTAA
- a CDS encoding DMP19 family protein, translating into MQSFQHGLMGLSKGYFFDVLSIMYALIAGRSHSPGYRESNCNNNWLPRQSWAVLNRRRQEVTVVASHRMKYRESDADRWHNCGVFIDYSIGLSMDITAKLQQHCQHNRDTGLTAAVIEDIDNAENQYALLSIFSSDVNAGGFAQFVYNANGIYIGEVFEILEKIEATETAIFLDRAINLCLDEEKLYQKFLAADFADSYFKKKLDKISEDYRKAEQSFEQEAEEYLSALITGCEAE; encoded by the coding sequence ATGCAGTCTTTTCAACACGGCTTGATGGGCTTATCCAAAGGCTATTTTTTCGATGTATTATCAATTATGTACGCCTTAATCGCTGGCCGCAGCCACTCGCCGGGTTACCGCGAAAGCAATTGCAACAACAACTGGCTTCCTCGTCAGAGTTGGGCAGTACTTAACAGGCGGCGGCAAGAGGTAACCGTCGTCGCCAGTCACAGGATGAAATACCGTGAGTCTGACGCGGATAGATGGCACAATTGCGGCGTTTTTATCGATTACTCAATAGGTCTCAGCATGGATATTACCGCCAAACTACAACAACACTGCCAGCACAACCGTGATACGGGGCTTACCGCGGCGGTTATTGAAGACATTGATAATGCCGAGAACCAATATGCTTTGCTATCGATCTTTTCCAGCGACGTTAATGCGGGGGGCTTTGCTCAGTTCGTATATAATGCCAACGGTATTTACATCGGCGAGGTTTTTGAGATTTTAGAAAAAATCGAGGCGACCGAGACCGCGATATTTTTAGATCGGGCGATTAATCTTTGTCTCGATGAGGAAAAGTTGTATCAGAAATTCCTCGCCGCAGATTTTGCCGATTCCTATTTTAAAAAGAAGCTCGATAAGATCAGCGAGGACTACCGCAAGGCTGAACAGAGCTTTGAACAAGAGGCCGAGGAATACCTATCCGCGTTAATCACGGGCTGTGAGGCGGAGTAA
- a CDS encoding DUF1254 domain-containing protein, whose protein sequence is MIKLIPHISLRITPGHNRGRTGRETRNVLSICGALFLLLTSSNSWTDDSNATMAQLTDSDITTIVKESYIFAYPVIVNYGQLYQQAINRSSQQYIGGFGVFGHYQPVTAKNNQVKLPNNDTPYSWAWVDLRAEPYVLTLPEVEPDRYYTSQWNDLWGFIIDNPGSIKDGYQGGNYLLVAPGWQGKVPTGIKRVIRGESSLLGSLTRTGFEGGEDADNLQAIQQSYQLKPLSQYLGTQPPPKMDTYWPVWAQKNLSRPSFFSYLKFLMPFIKKQKEDDSAWAHLAKIGISSDGDFDANRLNDSQRLAIQKGIDDAKLLLTAEAATPQERRLYGDRNTIKTDYISRSLGLMIGPWSNNKQQSDSYSWLADGEQQPLDASSHQYVLHFDKEQLPTTQYFWSISLYTLPQQLFYSNELQRYSIGSNSKELMVNADGSIDIYMQNKPPKRSLRGNWLPAPAGLFLPVIRRYGPSQDSADNHQSMAIPSINKLVTDQPKKTKAMTEPQQPAEPAEPAEPAEPAEPAEPAEPAEPAESI, encoded by the coding sequence ATGATCAAGCTAATCCCTCATATCTCGTTACGCATAACGCCAGGCCATAACCGTGGCCGTACTGGCCGTGAGACACGTAATGTACTGAGTATATGCGGCGCATTATTCCTACTTCTGACAAGCTCAAACAGCTGGACTGATGACAGCAACGCCACCATGGCACAGCTCACTGACAGCGACATTACCACCATCGTCAAAGAGAGCTATATCTTTGCCTACCCAGTCATTGTCAACTATGGCCAGCTCTATCAACAGGCCATCAATCGTAGCTCGCAGCAATATATTGGCGGCTTTGGTGTCTTTGGCCACTATCAGCCGGTGACAGCAAAGAATAATCAAGTCAAACTGCCTAACAACGACACCCCCTACTCCTGGGCCTGGGTCGACCTGCGCGCAGAGCCCTACGTACTGACGTTGCCAGAGGTCGAACCCGACCGTTACTACACCTCGCAATGGAATGATTTATGGGGCTTTATTATCGACAACCCCGGATCGATAAAAGATGGCTACCAGGGTGGTAACTATTTACTGGTTGCCCCAGGTTGGCAGGGCAAGGTACCGACAGGCATTAAACGGGTGATACGTGGCGAGAGTTCGCTGCTGGGTTCGCTAACCCGTACCGGTTTCGAGGGCGGTGAAGACGCTGATAATTTGCAGGCCATCCAGCAAAGCTATCAATTAAAACCTTTGAGCCAATACTTGGGTACTCAACCACCGCCGAAGATGGATACATACTGGCCGGTTTGGGCGCAAAAAAACCTTTCGCGCCCATCATTTTTTAGTTATTTAAAATTCCTGATGCCCTTTATCAAAAAGCAGAAAGAGGACGATAGTGCCTGGGCGCATCTGGCGAAGATTGGTATCAGCAGCGACGGGGATTTCGACGCTAATCGCCTAAACGACTCACAACGTCTCGCCATCCAAAAAGGTATTGATGATGCCAAACTGCTGCTGACAGCTGAGGCCGCAACACCGCAAGAGCGACGACTCTATGGCGACCGCAACACGATAAAAACAGACTACATCAGCCGCAGCCTAGGCTTGATGATCGGCCCCTGGAGTAACAATAAACAGCAAAGCGACAGTTACAGCTGGTTGGCCGACGGCGAGCAACAGCCATTGGATGCCAGCAGCCATCAATACGTTCTGCATTTCGACAAGGAACAGCTACCCACTACACAATACTTCTGGTCGATCAGCCTCTATACCCTGCCCCAACAGTTGTTTTATAGCAATGAACTGCAGCGCTACTCCATTGGCAGCAACAGCAAAGAATTAATGGTGAATGCCGATGGCTCTATCGATATTTACATGCAAAACAAGCCGCCTAAACGCTCGCTTCGCGGCAACTGGTTACCCGCGCCTGCGGGGCTGTTTCTGCCGGTGATACGCCGTTATGGTCCCAGCCAAGACAGCGCCGACAACCATCAGTCTATGGCTATACCCAGCATTAACAAGCTCGTGACTGATCAGCCCAAGAAAACCAAGGCAATGACAGAGCCGCAACAACCTGCCGAACCTGCTGAACCTGCTGAACCTGCTGAACCTGCTGAACCTGCTGAACCTGCTGAACCTGCTGAACCTGCTGAAAGTATTTAA
- a CDS encoding cold-shock protein produces the protein MSNTTTGTVKWFNETKGFGFIEQESGPDVFAHFSAITGDGFKTLAEGQKVEFTVTQGQKGPQAENIVAL, from the coding sequence ATGTCTAATACAACTACTGGCACTGTAAAATGGTTCAACGAAACTAAAGGTTTCGGTTTCATCGAGCAAGAGTCTGGCCCAGATGTTTTCGCTCACTTCAGCGCTATCACTGGCGACGGTTTCAAAACCCTTGCTGAAGGCCAAAAAGTTGAGTTCACCGTAACTCAAGGTCAAAAAGGCCCACAGGCTGAGAACATCGTAGCTCTATAA
- a CDS encoding efflux RND transporter permease subunit, giving the protein MTGVFRRRLFVETLIGRLLLGMLLLAGVMAYNNMARENFPDLEIPQALVSTYWPGAAPDQIEKSVTKHLEDEIVSINGLKSYTSGSYNSYSIIAVEFDADMNLSDSMQLLRAAVDKAAAEFPSGAGIEKSSIEEMAVTNMPVVTWSLSGSVDDMLISDSAKRLEKALEALPLVKKVNISGLREKSLHIRLHHERLRELGISPITVRDRIQSANNDMAWGEFEAEENTYNLYLAGRFETVEQLRQLPIGRLENQRPVRLEEVAEVNLQLDKEKSRSFFSIEGGDYRRGVTLDVLKRPGADSLAVIASTQALIDQWQQQQDWPRGLKITRLSDDGELIELAFNDISSSMMQAVVIVFLVLMLLLSWREALIAGFALPVTMLAVLAIMGLLGYSFNSMIMIGMVLALGLMVDVYILVMEGMHDNYYVRKQPYSTAVLSTVKQFFLPAAAGQLTTILAMLPMMMIGGIDGKFIRILPITITVSLLVSLLVAFAICLPLSRYLLENTESEKELYIDKLAREYRQRVQHWLMTHVVVSRRRAGLWVSGAIGLFIGSIFIAGLLPSQMYAETDDRKIGVAIVLPPDATLEQSQRVADKVSVFLQRQPWIEKSVAYVGAKSPMTTGSLKDALLPSEAWNQVGFSLTLLPKHERQLLSFEYLDGIRSGILDATADEPGLQLRLVHIGGDPGAEAPIQIDFIGDDYQQLADIAAEAKRRLAGIAGTVDIDDNLGPMLNEIRFTLDAEMLNFHGIDEQDMAQQIRIAMEEDKIGEFKVEGIDDDPKIRLSVHWPSRGNEQGGPKNVAELELLQIITPDGQSVPMLDLAEYTIANIPRVLVHKEGQRSVTVNARVEGRTVGEILTDFVPELEAMSATWPAEYYYQLAGEVEKSDNSFGQMGVALIAALVLIFVLLALIFNSFAQPLIILAVVPLAMIGTFLGFFLTGTIMSFSGMIGVVSLAGIAVNNGIVLVDTINRNRAKGMAVAQAASLGAAERLRPILSTSLTTILSLLPLAFTDPSWYPLCMAIIYGMIASTMIAILIVPALYLLMTNDDSQRQVQTF; this is encoded by the coding sequence ATGACTGGAGTTTTTCGTCGCCGACTCTTTGTTGAAACATTGATTGGTCGTCTGCTACTGGGGATGTTGCTGCTGGCCGGTGTCATGGCCTACAACAATATGGCGCGGGAAAACTTTCCCGATCTAGAAATTCCCCAGGCCTTGGTCAGCACCTATTGGCCCGGTGCTGCACCGGATCAAATCGAGAAGAGCGTGACCAAACACCTGGAAGATGAAATCGTTAGTATCAATGGCTTAAAGTCTTATACCAGTGGTTCTTATAACTCTTACTCAATCATTGCAGTGGAATTTGATGCCGATATGAACCTGTCGGATTCAATGCAGTTATTGCGTGCCGCTGTTGATAAGGCGGCGGCAGAGTTTCCCAGCGGTGCCGGCATCGAAAAGTCCAGTATTGAAGAAATGGCAGTGACTAATATGCCGGTGGTGACGTGGTCGCTCAGCGGCAGTGTCGATGACATGCTGATCTCCGACAGCGCCAAGCGCTTAGAAAAGGCGCTCGAGGCGTTGCCGCTGGTCAAGAAGGTCAATATCAGCGGCCTGCGAGAAAAAAGCCTACATATTCGTTTACACCATGAGCGTTTAAGAGAGCTGGGGATATCACCCATTACTGTTCGTGATCGTATTCAGTCGGCAAATAACGATATGGCTTGGGGAGAGTTTGAAGCAGAAGAGAATACTTATAACCTCTATCTAGCGGGACGATTTGAGACCGTCGAGCAGCTGCGACAACTACCGATAGGGCGATTAGAAAACCAGCGGCCTGTTCGCCTCGAAGAGGTTGCCGAGGTCAATCTTCAGCTCGACAAAGAGAAAAGTCGCTCTTTTTTTAGTATCGAGGGCGGCGATTATCGCCGCGGTGTTACGCTCGATGTGCTCAAGCGCCCAGGCGCCGATAGTCTTGCCGTCATTGCCTCCACACAGGCGTTAATCGATCAGTGGCAACAGCAGCAGGATTGGCCGCGAGGGTTAAAGATTACGCGATTAAGCGATGATGGCGAACTGATCGAGTTGGCGTTTAATGATATTTCATCGTCGATGATGCAGGCGGTAGTCATCGTCTTTTTGGTCTTGATGTTACTGCTCAGTTGGCGCGAGGCATTGATTGCCGGTTTTGCCCTACCAGTAACGATGTTGGCCGTGCTAGCGATCATGGGGCTGTTGGGTTATAGCTTCAACTCGATGATTATGATCGGTATGGTGCTAGCGTTAGGGTTAATGGTCGATGTCTATATCCTTGTGATGGAGGGTATGCATGATAATTATTATGTTCGCAAACAGCCGTATTCCACTGCGGTCTTAAGCACGGTTAAGCAGTTTTTCTTACCGGCAGCCGCGGGGCAGCTGACCACCATTTTGGCGATGTTGCCAATGATGATGATTGGCGGTATCGATGGCAAGTTCATTCGTATTCTGCCGATAACGATTACGGTATCGTTGCTGGTAAGTTTATTGGTGGCCTTTGCCATCTGCCTTCCGTTGTCGCGCTATCTATTAGAAAACACAGAGAGTGAAAAAGAGCTCTATATCGATAAATTGGCTCGCGAATACCGTCAACGCGTGCAGCATTGGTTGATGACCCATGTGGTTGTCAGTCGCCGTCGAGCAGGGTTGTGGGTGAGCGGTGCCATCGGCTTGTTTATTGGCAGTATTTTTATTGCCGGTTTGCTGCCGTCACAGATGTATGCTGAAACGGATGATCGAAAAATTGGCGTGGCCATTGTACTGCCACCAGATGCCACCTTGGAACAGTCCCAGCGGGTGGCAGACAAGGTGTCGGTGTTTTTGCAGCGCCAGCCCTGGATAGAGAAAAGCGTGGCCTATGTGGGGGCTAAAAGCCCGATGACGACGGGCTCGTTGAAAGATGCTCTGCTGCCGAGTGAGGCATGGAATCAGGTTGGTTTTAGTCTGACATTATTGCCCAAGCATGAGCGTCAATTGTTGTCCTTCGAATACCTTGATGGTATCCGTAGTGGCATCCTCGATGCCACCGCAGACGAGCCGGGTTTGCAGCTTCGGCTGGTGCATATAGGAGGTGACCCGGGTGCGGAGGCGCCTATTCAAATCGATTTTATTGGCGATGACTATCAACAGTTGGCCGATATTGCCGCCGAGGCAAAGCGGCGCTTAGCCGGTATTGCGGGCACTGTCGATATCGATGATAACCTCGGGCCAATGTTGAACGAAATTCGCTTTACCCTCGACGCTGAGATGCTCAATTTCCACGGCATTGATGAGCAGGATATGGCACAGCAAATTCGTATTGCGATGGAAGAGGATAAAATCGGCGAGTTCAAGGTTGAGGGTATCGACGATGATCCCAAAATTCGTCTCAGTGTGCACTGGCCAAGCCGCGGCAATGAGCAGGGTGGACCAAAGAATGTTGCCGAATTAGAGTTGCTGCAGATTATCACCCCCGATGGCCAGTCCGTGCCCATGTTAGATTTGGCGGAGTACACTATTGCTAATATTCCTCGGGTGTTAGTGCATAAAGAGGGGCAGCGCTCAGTGACGGTTAACGCGCGAGTTGAGGGGCGGACAGTCGGTGAGATTTTGACTGATTTTGTGCCAGAGCTGGAGGCAATGTCGGCCACTTGGCCGGCGGAATATTACTATCAACTTGCCGGTGAAGTGGAAAAATCCGACAATAGTTTTGGTCAGATGGGGGTGGCGCTAATCGCGGCGCTGGTGTTGATTTTTGTGTTATTGGCGCTGATTTTCAACTCCTTTGCCCAGCCACTGATTATTCTGGCGGTGGTGCCGTTGGCTATGATCGGGACCTTCTTGGGTTTTTTCCTCACCGGCACGATAATGTCGTTTTCCGGCATGATCGGCGTGGTCTCGCTGGCCGGTATCGCGGTGAATAATGGTATCGTGTTGGTCGATACTATTAATCGCAACCGGGCCAAGGGTATGGCTGTCGCACAGGCGGCCAGCCTCGGCGCGGCCGAACGTCTGCGGCCGATACTCAGCACCAGCCTGACGACCATCTTGAGCCTGTTGCCGCTGGCCTTTACCGACCCCTCATGGTACCCGCTGTGCATGGCGATCATATACGGCATGATTGCCTCAACAATGATCGCCATACTCATTGTCCCAGCACTGTATTTATTAATGACTAATGATGACAGTCAGCGACAGGTACAAACATTCTAA
- a CDS encoding LysE family translocator: MLLPVEVLLTFFLVSTLLSLSPGPDNIFVLTQSIVNGARAGIVITLGLCTGLIFHSVAVAFGLATVFQTSPAAFTALTMMGAGYLLYLAWMSLRANDTYLIADKSAAADIAFMRLYRRGIIMNITNPKVAIFFLAFLPQFTIADQGNMAIQLLTLGAVFILAALLVFCAIASASGQLRQLFVSSKTVQKRLNVTAAVVFALLALRLLLV; this comes from the coding sequence GTGCTGTTGCCTGTTGAGGTGTTATTGACATTCTTCTTGGTGTCGACCTTGTTATCGTTGTCACCGGGGCCTGACAATATTTTTGTATTGACTCAGTCCATCGTCAACGGGGCGCGCGCTGGGATTGTTATTACACTAGGGTTGTGCACCGGTTTGATTTTTCACAGTGTTGCCGTGGCGTTTGGCTTGGCGACAGTGTTTCAAACCAGCCCGGCAGCCTTTACCGCGTTGACAATGATGGGTGCCGGTTATTTATTGTATTTGGCTTGGATGAGTCTTCGTGCCAACGACACGTATCTAATCGCCGATAAATCCGCGGCAGCAGACATTGCTTTCATGCGGCTATACCGGCGCGGCATTATTATGAATATAACCAACCCCAAGGTGGCGATTTTCTTTCTCGCTTTTCTGCCGCAGTTTACGATCGCCGACCAGGGTAATATGGCTATTCAACTGCTGACCCTCGGTGCGGTGTTTATTCTTGCAGCACTGCTTGTCTTTTGTGCGATTGCGTCGGCTTCAGGCCAGCTGCGTCAGCTGTTTGTTTCGTCGAAAACAGTGCAAAAAAGGTTGAATGTAACCGCAGCAGTGGTATTTGCACTGTTAGCGTTGCGCTTGCTGTTGGTTTAA
- a CDS encoding TetR family transcriptional regulator, producing the protein MARKSKHEAEKTRQALLDSALQMFGELGLVKTTLSQIAKNAGVTRGAIYWHFDDKADLMMALWQAEFSGFNIIAAEMASLTGKELRQALLQSCQEFCQQCFSNPRLQQVVKLSLQVYADEDCMKIFADCRQQDIDSLQAVMDLLFAEQQLLPHLNAESATWVLNAMIAGFCHQWVVVDEDKQIAGQLPALMRSLECSLFNTA; encoded by the coding sequence ATGGCAAGAAAAAGTAAGCATGAGGCGGAAAAAACCCGGCAGGCATTACTCGATTCTGCACTGCAAATGTTTGGCGAATTAGGCCTGGTTAAAACAACACTCAGCCAGATTGCCAAAAATGCAGGGGTTACCCGCGGTGCTATCTATTGGCACTTTGATGATAAGGCTGACCTGATGATGGCGCTGTGGCAGGCAGAGTTTTCGGGCTTTAATATTATTGCCGCTGAGATGGCCAGCTTGACGGGTAAAGAACTGCGACAGGCGCTGTTACAGTCCTGCCAAGAGTTTTGCCAGCAGTGCTTTAGCAACCCGCGACTGCAACAGGTGGTCAAGCTGTCTCTGCAAGTGTATGCCGATGAAGATTGCATGAAAATATTCGCGGATTGTCGGCAGCAGGATATTGATAGTCTGCAGGCTGTGATGGATTTGTTGTTTGCCGAGCAGCAGTTGCTGCCGCATTTAAATGCTGAGTCGGCGACATGGGTGTTGAATGCGATGATTGCAGGTTTTTGCCATCAATGGGTGGTAGTCGATGAGGATAAGCAGATAGCAGGCCAGCTGCCGGCTCTTATGCGCAGTCTCGAATGCAGTCTTTTCAACACGGCTTGA
- a CDS encoding TRM11 family SAM-dependent methyltransferase encodes MKNLLLLISPQAKSAYFNDYIDVAKAELCWLIGGQEVEHRRMGEMDFLAVASCDVSLQQLARLSFIYGIFEQDGDKLLPLSAESEFSLHENFVFGSKFKGKTNELLTQMLINVGLKSIDYRNVSELKLLDPMCGRATTLLWAMRYGIKAKGIEQDVKAIADVRMNIKKWCKVQRQKHSFKEGFIGKANKHDKGKFIDFDAADSSMRMINGDSTEANTLLKNEKFDLLVSDLPYGVQHFTTDKTRDPISVLKDCVEAWSKSLKINGVIVLSFNRYLPRREKLIGVFESEGFSALDFSAEHRMSESIVRDVVILRKLY; translated from the coding sequence TTGAAGAACCTACTGCTGTTGATTTCTCCTCAGGCCAAGTCAGCTTATTTTAATGATTATATCGATGTTGCCAAGGCAGAGCTGTGTTGGCTGATCGGTGGTCAAGAGGTTGAGCATCGACGCATGGGCGAGATGGATTTTTTAGCCGTGGCCAGCTGCGATGTCTCGCTGCAGCAATTAGCTCGGCTGTCATTCATTTACGGCATCTTCGAGCAGGATGGCGATAAGTTGCTGCCCCTTAGCGCAGAAAGTGAGTTTTCGCTGCATGAGAACTTTGTTTTCGGTTCAAAATTCAAGGGCAAGACCAACGAATTATTGACTCAAATGCTGATCAATGTCGGGCTCAAGAGTATTGATTACCGCAATGTTTCCGAGCTTAAGCTACTCGATCCTATGTGCGGCAGGGCGACCACGCTGCTTTGGGCAATGCGTTATGGTATCAAGGCCAAGGGCATAGAGCAGGACGTCAAGGCGATAGCCGATGTACGGATGAATATCAAAAAATGGTGCAAGGTTCAGCGCCAAAAGCACAGTTTTAAAGAGGGTTTTATCGGCAAGGCCAATAAGCACGACAAGGGAAAATTTATTGATTTTGACGCTGCAGACAGTTCAATGCGAATGATTAATGGCGACAGCACCGAGGCAAATACGCTGTTGAAAAATGAGAAATTTGATTTATTGGTCAGTGATCTTCCCTATGGTGTTCAACACTTTACCACCGACAAAACCCGCGACCCGATTTCAGTGCTAAAGGATTGTGTTGAGGCCTGGAGCAAGAGTTTAAAAATCAATGGCGTGATTGTATTGTCGTTTAATCGCTATCTCCCCAGACGGGAAAAACTCATTGGCGTGTTTGAGAGTGAAGGTTTTTCCGCCTTAGATTTCAGTGCCGAACACCGTATGAGCGAGTCTATCGTGCGTGATGTGGTGATTTTAAGAAAACTGTACTGA
- a CDS encoding efflux RND transporter periplasmic adaptor subunit has translation MKLHQIKDRPWLVVAVVAALLVAYRFAQVANQASLPVVEREPVRVNTLFVQPQNLITFVFSEGTVQASRKAFLDFEMAGKVVDLGSDSDGEELREGVRVFGPKDGATHGQMLARIDSRENTAGVQSLEAQLQSARAQKSEAEAKMQQVRNDLAHSQQNYLRMKEVYERGVIAQDEFNLIETNYLNAQTAIAMAKSSLQATESEIQSVTAELNKAAVSLEKTALFAPFDGVVTAMNLRRDNHYYPPVSGTSNREREANSAFVIVDDSQMEIQLELPASQAKSVKEGQVVYLAADDRALYAAEKTGHLNQAVAQGTIWSVSPAINLQRRSQTVKVRFQQGNLRLNEGQFVRAWIVVEQVENVATLPRHAMSFKHGKPYVYVVDSNNKVSVRQLELGLSGLRQVEIISGVSVGDAVVERGQHLLVDGGEVIIVGDTQ, from the coding sequence ATGAAACTTCATCAGATAAAAGACCGACCTTGGTTAGTCGTCGCCGTTGTGGCGGCGCTGTTGGTAGCCTATCGCTTTGCGCAGGTTGCTAATCAGGCCTCATTACCGGTGGTTGAACGGGAGCCGGTGCGAGTAAACACCTTATTCGTACAGCCGCAAAACCTGATTACCTTTGTTTTTTCTGAGGGGACTGTGCAGGCGTCTCGCAAGGCCTTTCTCGATTTTGAGATGGCCGGTAAGGTGGTTGACCTCGGCAGTGACAGTGACGGTGAAGAGTTGCGTGAAGGGGTGCGGGTTTTTGGCCCTAAGGATGGTGCCACCCATGGGCAGATGTTGGCGCGTATCGACAGCCGAGAGAACACGGCGGGGGTGCAGTCGTTGGAGGCGCAGCTTCAGTCAGCCAGAGCTCAGAAAAGTGAGGCCGAGGCTAAAATGCAGCAGGTACGTAACGATTTAGCCCACAGCCAACAGAACTATTTACGGATGAAAGAAGTCTATGAGCGCGGTGTTATTGCTCAGGATGAGTTTAATTTAATTGAAACCAACTACCTTAACGCTCAAACCGCCATCGCCATGGCTAAGAGCAGTTTGCAGGCGACGGAGTCAGAGATTCAAAGCGTGACTGCTGAGTTGAATAAGGCGGCTGTCAGTTTGGAGAAAACGGCATTGTTTGCTCCCTTTGATGGCGTGGTCACCGCGATGAATCTGCGCCGGGATAATCATTATTACCCCCCGGTAAGCGGTACCAGTAATCGTGAACGGGAGGCTAATAGTGCGTTTGTCATCGTCGACGACAGCCAGATGGAGATTCAACTTGAACTCCCCGCCAGTCAGGCTAAGTCGGTAAAAGAGGGGCAGGTGGTCTATTTGGCCGCCGATGACAGAGCACTGTATGCGGCGGAGAAAACAGGACACCTCAATCAGGCGGTGGCACAGGGAACAATCTGGTCTGTCAGCCCGGCGATTAACCTACAGCGACGCTCACAGACAGTCAAAGTGCGTTTTCAGCAGGGTAATTTGCGTCTTAACGAGGGCCAATTTGTGCGTGCATGGATCGTGGTTGAGCAGGTGGAGAATGTGGCCACCCTGCCGCGTCATGCCATGTCGTTTAAGCACGGCAAGCCTTATGTCTATGTTGTCGATAGTAATAACAAAGTCAGTGTTCGTCAGCTGGAGCTGGGTCTCAGCGGTCTGCGCCAAGTCGAAATCATCAGTGGTGTCAGCGTTGGCGATGCGGTGGTCGAACGTGGTCAACATTTGTTGGTTGATGGCGGTGAAGTGATTATCGTAGGGGATACCCAATGA